In Streptomyces sp. DG2A-72, one genomic interval encodes:
- a CDS encoding response regulator transcription factor encodes MVRVFVVDDQDLVREGIAALLGLQDGIEVAGTAGDGAEAVAKAPDARPDVILMDVRMPEMDGVAATEALYRRLPGVKILMLTTFDDDEYVTRALRAGAAGYLLKNLPAADLARAVHLAHAGVAQLDASVAARIVVGPPSPGPLTPRETEVLRQIAVGASNKEIAARLYLSEGTVKNHISRILTRLGLRDRTQAALYAKDNGLL; translated from the coding sequence GTGGTGAGGGTGTTCGTGGTCGACGACCAGGACCTGGTACGCGAGGGCATCGCCGCACTGCTCGGCCTGCAGGACGGTATTGAGGTGGCGGGCACTGCGGGCGATGGGGCCGAGGCTGTCGCGAAGGCCCCGGACGCCCGGCCCGACGTGATCCTGATGGACGTGCGGATGCCGGAGATGGACGGCGTCGCCGCCACCGAGGCGCTGTACCGCCGGCTCCCCGGCGTAAAGATCCTGATGCTGACGACCTTCGACGACGACGAGTACGTCACCCGCGCCCTGCGCGCCGGAGCGGCCGGCTATCTGCTGAAAAACCTCCCCGCCGCCGACCTGGCCCGCGCCGTACACCTGGCACACGCGGGCGTCGCCCAGCTCGACGCCTCCGTCGCCGCCCGAATCGTCGTCGGACCGCCCTCCCCCGGCCCGCTGACCCCACGCGAGACGGAGGTGCTGCGGCAGATCGCCGTCGGTGCCTCGAACAAGGAGATCGCCGCCCGGCTCTACCTCAGCGAGGGCACCGTGAAGAACCACATCTCCCGCATCCTCACCCGCCTCGGCCTGCGCGACCGCACCCAGGCGGCGCTCTATGCCAAGGACAACGGCCTGCTGTAA
- a CDS encoding sensor histidine kinase produces the protein MSHPVPWVPPVLYGAVLAGGLYYAAIGPGLGWRSAAFAAVLTALVLWELRPRTGTAGTRAAVAVLAARAAAFGAVAALDTSGLSRVLFVLVPFLGYFAFGRRTAIWLGAGCVCAVAVAFTVAVDSWWTRIAYISDLLMFALGVVLATTMAAVAVRERQARERVAELSAARERNRLAREIHDSLGHHLTAIGVQLETAEAFGALDPERSAKAVANARWSAGQALHEVRSSVRALGDGDDAEFGGALEELVARLDGDDRRVTLTVTGTNRRPPLVLYRAAQEALANACRHARASRIGVHVSYDEQGARLRVDDDGRGFDGAPEGFGLRGLRERVRAAGGTVEIATSASGTTLEVAVPW, from the coding sequence ATGTCGCACCCTGTCCCCTGGGTGCCGCCCGTCCTGTACGGCGCGGTCCTCGCGGGCGGCCTGTACTACGCCGCCATCGGCCCCGGCCTCGGCTGGCGCAGCGCGGCCTTCGCCGCCGTACTCACCGCCCTGGTCCTGTGGGAGCTGCGCCCCCGCACGGGCACGGCCGGGACGCGCGCCGCGGTCGCCGTGCTGGCGGCCCGGGCGGCGGCATTCGGCGCGGTGGCCGCGCTGGACACCTCGGGGCTGTCGCGGGTGCTGTTCGTGCTGGTGCCGTTCCTGGGCTACTTCGCCTTCGGCCGCCGGACGGCCATCTGGCTCGGCGCCGGCTGTGTGTGCGCCGTCGCCGTGGCCTTCACCGTGGCCGTCGACTCGTGGTGGACGCGCATCGCGTACATCTCGGACCTGCTGATGTTCGCCCTCGGCGTCGTCCTGGCGACGACCATGGCGGCCGTCGCGGTCCGGGAGCGGCAGGCGCGGGAGCGGGTGGCGGAGCTGTCCGCGGCGCGGGAGCGCAACCGGCTGGCCCGGGAGATCCACGACAGCTTGGGCCACCATTTGACGGCGATCGGCGTCCAGCTGGAGACGGCCGAGGCGTTCGGCGCCCTCGACCCGGAGCGGTCGGCCAAGGCGGTGGCCAACGCGCGCTGGTCCGCCGGCCAGGCGTTGCACGAGGTCCGCTCGTCGGTACGAGCCCTCGGCGACGGCGACGATGCGGAGTTCGGCGGAGCGCTGGAGGAGCTGGTGGCCCGGCTGGACGGGGACGACCGCCGCGTCACCCTGACGGTCACCGGGACGAACCGGCGGCCGCCGCTGGTGCTCTACCGGGCCGCCCAGGAGGCCCTCGCCAACGCCTGTCGCCACGCCCGCGCCTCACGGATAGGGGTCCACGTCTCGTACGACGAGCAGGGCGCCCGGCTGCGGGTCGATGACGATGGCCGCGGCTTCGACGGCGCCCCCGAGGGCTTCGGGCTGCGCGGACTGCGCGAGCGGGTGCGGGCCGCCGGTGGGACGGTCGAGATCGCCACCTCCGCCTCGGGCACCACGTTGGAGGTGGCCGTCCCGTGGTGA
- a CDS encoding tannase/feruloyl esterase family alpha/beta hydrolase — protein sequence MIRARLIAPALLFALTIPAAPAAAQTGGCPGVRVPGAERAVTSCLDDLTTAGTTRSGHTDPADWAGLVAPGTVTPSGVPGVQVDGYFPDTSTTNTNHGWQHDAQFVLRLPRDWNGGLVVAGPPGTREQYANDPIIADQVLAKGYAYAATDKGSTGAAPATPGQRPGASIAEWHRRVTQLTRAARATLTGHYGHAPTRTYAAGLSVGGYLVRWQLEHHPELYTGGVDWNALIFTPDTSLLTTLPPALRAYPAYADGDPAAHTALLTTGYPAGSEPAWAFSFRSLWTPLLHQVRTELDPAYTGEDSAYDLSARPRSVHRAIARISLTGRLTRPLISVQGSLDALTPPSRYAAAYTRLVADADRTRLHRTIAVPGGPHTDGLTPLAPDFRPVLPAFAAAFTKLEGWTQCRR from the coding sequence GTGATCCGAGCCAGACTGATCGCCCCCGCCCTGCTCTTCGCCCTGACCATCCCCGCCGCACCCGCCGCCGCGCAGACCGGGGGCTGCCCCGGGGTCCGGGTGCCCGGTGCCGAACGCGCGGTGACCTCGTGCCTGGACGACCTGACGACCGCGGGGACGACCCGCAGCGGGCACACCGACCCGGCGGACTGGGCGGGGCTGGTCGCCCCCGGCACCGTGACCCCGTCCGGGGTGCCCGGTGTGCAGGTGGACGGCTACTTCCCCGACACGTCCACCACCAACACCAACCACGGCTGGCAGCACGACGCCCAGTTCGTGCTGCGGTTGCCGCGCGACTGGAACGGCGGCCTCGTCGTCGCCGGACCGCCCGGCACCCGCGAGCAGTACGCCAACGACCCGATCATCGCCGACCAGGTGCTCGCCAAGGGCTACGCCTACGCCGCCACGGACAAGGGCAGCACGGGAGCGGCCCCGGCCACGCCCGGCCAGCGCCCCGGCGCCTCGATCGCGGAATGGCACCGGCGCGTCACCCAGCTCACCCGCGCCGCCAGAGCTACCCTCACCGGCCACTACGGGCACGCCCCCACCCGCACCTACGCCGCCGGACTGTCCGTCGGCGGATACCTCGTGCGGTGGCAGCTGGAGCACCACCCGGAGCTGTACACCGGCGGGGTGGACTGGAACGCGCTGATCTTCACCCCGGACACCAGCCTGCTCACCACCCTGCCGCCCGCCCTGCGCGCCTATCCGGCCTACGCCGACGGCGACCCGGCCGCCCACACGGCCCTGCTGACCACCGGTTATCCGGCCGGCTCCGAGCCCGCCTGGGCCTTCAGCTTCCGCAGCCTGTGGACGCCCCTGCTGCACCAGGTCCGCACCGAACTCGACCCGGCCTACACCGGTGAGGACTCCGCGTACGACCTGTCCGCCCGCCCCCGCAGCGTGCACCGCGCCATCGCCCGGATCTCCCTGACCGGCCGGCTGACCCGGCCGCTGATCAGCGTCCAGGGCAGCCTCGACGCCCTCACCCCGCCGTCCCGCTACGCCGCGGCGTACACCCGACTCGTCGCAGATGCGGACCGTACCCGGCTGCACCGGACCATCGCGGTGCCCGGCGGGCCCCATACGGACGGGCTGACCCCGCTCGCCCCGGACTTCCGGCCGGTGCTCCCCGCCTTCGCGGCGGCGTTCACGAAGCTCGAGGGCTGGACCCAGTGTCGGCGTTGA
- a CDS encoding type II toxin-antitoxin system RelE/ParE family toxin, with product MIKEDLGSASQVAQAVAALRDAGPTLGRLLADRLKGSDLHHLKELRPGSGGRSEIRIIFAFDPTRSALLLLGGDKAGNWDRWYRDNIPLAEQLYRDYVGDTED from the coding sequence CTGATCAAGGAGGATCTCGGTTCTGCCTCCCAGGTTGCCCAGGCCGTTGCCGCACTGCGTGACGCTGGTCCCACTCTGGGCCGTCTTCTTGCAGACCGGCTGAAGGGATCGGACCTGCATCACCTCAAGGAGCTGAGGCCGGGATCGGGTGGCCGGTCCGAGATCCGGATCATCTTCGCCTTTGATCCGACTCGTTCGGCCCTGCTACTCCTCGGCGGCGACAAGGCGGGAAACTGGGATCGTTGGTACCGCGACAACATTCCTCTGGCTGAACAGCTCTACCGCGACTACGTCGGCGACACGGAGGACTGA
- a CDS encoding helix-turn-helix transcriptional regulator — MAARMRVSIARVSQIEHGEVATLDVIARYVEALGGRLDLVADFGDHTLRMPASGDQGSAAA; from the coding sequence GTGGCTGCCCGCATGAGGGTGAGCATCGCTCGCGTATCCCAGATCGAGCATGGTGAGGTCGCCACTCTCGATGTCATCGCACGTTACGTCGAGGCGCTCGGCGGCAGATTGGACCTCGTCGCCGACTTCGGTGACCACACGCTGCGGATGCCGGCCAGTGGTGATCAGGGCAGCGCGGCGGCGTAG
- a CDS encoding PRC-barrel domain-containing protein, whose amino-acid sequence MIHSADIREWRNRSVVDPKGHKIGVLEAIYVDTTTDEPAVATVRTGLPTRHHLAFVPLDEATLGPDYVKVSYAKALVKKAPSVGMDDILPAEAEEAIFQHYDMTYQTGAGGERQLARR is encoded by the coding sequence ATGATCCATTCAGCCGATATCCGCGAGTGGCGCAACCGCAGCGTCGTCGACCCGAAGGGCCACAAGATCGGCGTGCTCGAAGCGATCTACGTGGACACCACCACCGACGAACCGGCCGTGGCCACGGTCCGCACCGGACTCCCCACCCGCCACCACCTGGCCTTCGTGCCCCTCGACGAGGCGACCCTCGGGCCGGACTACGTCAAGGTCTCCTACGCCAAGGCGCTGGTGAAGAAGGCACCCTCGGTCGGCATGGACGACATCCTGCCCGCCGAGGCAGAGGAAGCGATCTTCCAGCACTACGACATGACCTACCAGACGGGCGCAGGCGGCGAGCGGCAACTCGCGCGCCGCTGA
- a CDS encoding ribonuclease BN has product MPMKPSGAADRPSRLGRLRRAITRSPAGRGWRRSRDLELWSRSLGFAALGFLTLVPLLIIVSSADPEHGRGFAQWLGEGLGVSRASRRQVEQLFIRPGQALRTTTAFGIAALAVFGLTFGAAVQTGYEKVWDLPPARWWARWRHVVWLGVLTGYLFVSATTTLRREPLAGVAVASLSAVLLLWWSQRLLLGGRIGWRALLPGAVATVIGLLGLRVFSRLVFSPLIASNAVTYGPVGTVLVIQSWLVGVGVVVFGGALVGRLLYEELPRAAHALKRRR; this is encoded by the coding sequence ATGCCGATGAAGCCTTCCGGTGCCGCGGACCGTCCATCTCGACTCGGGCGGCTGCGCCGCGCGATCACCCGTTCCCCAGCCGGGCGAGGATGGCGGCGCAGCAGGGATCTCGAGCTGTGGTCGCGTTCGCTGGGCTTCGCGGCGCTGGGGTTCCTCACGCTGGTGCCGCTGCTGATCATTGTCTCCTCTGCCGATCCCGAGCACGGGCGGGGGTTCGCCCAGTGGCTGGGGGAAGGGCTCGGCGTGTCGAGGGCCTCCAGGCGGCAGGTCGAGCAGTTGTTCATCCGGCCCGGCCAGGCACTGCGGACCACGACCGCGTTCGGTATCGCAGCGCTCGCCGTGTTCGGTCTGACCTTCGGGGCGGCGGTGCAGACCGGCTACGAGAAGGTCTGGGACCTGCCGCCGGCCCGCTGGTGGGCGAGGTGGCGGCATGTGGTGTGGCTCGGCGTCCTCACCGGCTACCTCTTCGTCTCCGCCACCACCACGCTGCGGCGTGAACCCCTGGCAGGTGTGGCCGTCGCGTCGCTGAGCGCCGTGCTGTTGCTCTGGTGGTCCCAGCGCTTGCTGCTCGGCGGGCGGATCGGCTGGCGCGCTCTGTTGCCCGGCGCCGTGGCCACCGTGATCGGGCTGCTCGGCCTGAGGGTCTTCTCCAGGCTCGTCTTCTCGCCCTTGATCGCATCCAATGCCGTCACCTACGGCCCCGTCGGAACCGTTCTGGTCATCCAGTCCTGGCTGGTCGGTGTGGGAGTCGTCGTCTTCGGCGGGGCACTGGTTGGCCGACTGCTGTACGAAGAACTCCCGCGCGCGGCACACGCACTGAAACGACGCAGGTGA
- a CDS encoding CsbD family protein has product MSVGQTIKHKTQELKGRITERIGRTIRNRRLQREGRTDRVSGNLKQAGDKAKDAFRR; this is encoded by the coding sequence ATGAGCGTCGGGCAGACGATCAAGCACAAGACACAGGAACTCAAGGGCCGGATCACCGAACGCATCGGCCGCACCATCCGCAACAGGCGCCTGCAGCGCGAAGGCAGGACCGACCGGGTCTCCGGAAACCTGAAGCAGGCCGGCGACAAGGCCAAGGACGCCTTCAGGCGCTGA